A genomic region of Papaver somniferum cultivar HN1 chromosome 7, ASM357369v1, whole genome shotgun sequence contains the following coding sequences:
- the LOC113295636 gene encoding uncharacterized protein LOC113295636: MSAKVLKAKKEMQNVQKQVRDSPLCPQLARNERVVVQKYVTLVKYEESMLKQKSRVQWLDLGDSNSSFFFNSVKERRSRNNILTLTSSSGEVLDEDEPIARECINFYSELFDEHDTKTSKSDIIDNLNFSSLVNPSAAADLIKEVTRDEIFIALSSIGSNKAPGHDGFSSHFFKHCLSIVGDDFVAAIQNFFAKSRMLKEANSTFLTLVVKCDNPSRVTDYRPISCCNVIYKCIAKIISIRMKRILQDLISANQSAFVSGRAIQDNILVDHEIVRNYHRISGTPRCSLKIDLKKAYDTVSWKTVIDTMKKMGFYDQFLQWIFLCMSTAKYYILMNGSPHGFFDASRGLRQGNLEAATVLKTCLDDFSSCSVLQVNNQKTDLHAYATDSSLLSDITACLNCTSSELPVRYLGLPLLSTRLSYDDCLPLISKVRARIKSWKAKHLAFPGRVRLIKAVLTDMSGSDLGKKHNPIGWSTICLPLEEGGLGIKDLAASNIACNLRHIWDLVTNKSSIWTKWVKDNLIKHKNFWEMKTPQDSSWCWRRVIEHRPIVRKLLGSVIGDGTNTLFLQDNWHPKDLVIWKPSTSGQFTTKDTYKAISPHGDPIFWHSIVWFKLHIPRHSFIARVALHGRLKTRDKLVRWGISENYNCVLCDNGRESEAHLFHECPFSALIWSGLLLKMGYNRGPSTSWEVSLLIVNDIHLKLSAHPRSISDTPDNRRFLQNWNVECTFTVKIWKQCSWMGPEEDEVMINTDGSLKETTAGFGFVLRDHKGDVIDCAVGGCEPMFVVVHELQGVELGLNLVVLNQLPKVHVCVDSMTIFLLLNKSEPKPPRNLIHMWRRFCALLGNFKESELVTALEKLIVLLIGYLSYVSDAIWFDCRLDSIALSSVSFCLRGVVAKFTGGS; this comes from the exons ATGTCTGCTAAAGTTTTAAAAGCTAAAAAGGAAATGCAGAATGTACAAAAGCAAGTTCGGGATTCTCCTTTATGTCCTCAGCTTGCTAGGAATGAAAGAGTTGTTGTTCAAAAGTATGTTACTCTAGTTAAATATGAAGAATCCATGCTTAAACAAAAATCTAGAGTGCAGTGGTTGGATCTTGGGGACTctaattcttcttttttctttaattctgtcAAAGAAAGAAGATCCAGGAATAATATTTTAACTTTAACTTCTTCTTCTGGTGAAGTTCTTGATGAAGATGAGCCTATTGCTAGAGAATGCATTAATTTTTATTCTGAGTTATTTGATGAGCATGACACTAAGACTAGTAAAAGTGATATTATtgataatttgaatttcagttCTCTGGTTAATCCTTCAGCTGCTGCAGATCTCATTAAGGAAGTTACTAGAGATGAAATTTTTATTGCTCTTTCTTCTATTGGTTCTAACAAAGCTCCAGGGCATGATGGATTTTCAAGTCATTTTTTCAAGCATTGCTTGTCTATTGTTGGAGATGATTTTGTTGCTGCTATTCAAAATTTCTTTGCCAAGTCTAGAATGTTAAAGGAGGCTAATAGCACTTTCCTAACCTTGGTTGTTAAATGTGATAATCCTTCTAGAGTTACTGATTATAGACCTATTTCCTGTTGTAATGTTATTTATAAGTGCATAGCTAAAATCATCTCTATTAGGATGAAGAGAATCTTGCAAGACTTAATTAGTGCAAATCAATCTGCATTTGTCTCTGGTAGAgcaattcaagataatattttggTGGATCATGAAAtagtgagaaattatcataggaTTTCTGGTACTCCTAGATGTTCTCTGAAGATTGATCTTAAGAAGGCTTATGATACTGTGAGCTGGAAAACAGTTATTGACACTATGAAGAAGATGGGGTTTTATGATCAGTTTTTACAGTGGATCTTTCTTTGTATGTCTACTGCTAAATATTATATTCTAATGAATGGCTCTCCTCATGGATTCTTTGATGCTTCTAGAGGCTTAAGACAAG GAAATCTTGAAGCTGCTACAGTTCTTAAAACTTGTTTAGATGACTTCAGTAGCTGTTCTGTCCTTCAAGTGAATAATCAGAAGACTGATTTACATGCTTATGCTACAGAttcttctttgctttctgatATCACTGCTTGTCTCAATTGTACTTCTAGTGAGCTTCCTGTCAGGTACCTTGGTTTGCCTTTACTATCTACAAGACTCTCTTATGATGATTGTTTACCTCTTATATCTAAAGTGAGAGCTAGAATTAAGTCTTGGAAAGCAAAGCACTTAGCTTTTCCTGGTAGAGTTAGACTTATTAAAGCTGTGCTTACTGATATG TCTGGATCTGACTTAGGCAAGAAGCACAATCCTATAGGCTGGAGTACTATTTGCTTACCTCTTGAAGAAGGAGGTCTTGGTATTAAGGATCTTGCTGCTTCAAACATTGCTTGTAATTTGAGACATATTTGGGATCTAGTTACTAACAAGAGTTCTATTTGGACAAAATGGGTCAAGGATAATTTGATTAAACACAAGAATTTTTGGGAGATGAAGACACCTCAAGATTCTTCATGGTGCTGGAGAAGAGTTATTGAACATAGGCCTATTGTCAGGAAGCTTCTTGGTTCTGTGATTGGTGATGGAACTAATACTTTATTTCTTCAAGATAATTGGCATCCCAAAG ATCTTGTTATTTGGAAACCTAGTACTTCGGGGCAGTTTACTACGAAAGATACTTATAAGGCTATTTCTCCTCATGGTGATCCTATCTTTTGGCACTCGATTGTTTGGTTCAAGTTGCATATACCTAGACATTCCTTCATTGCTCGGGTGGCTCTCCATGGAAGACTGAAGACTAGAGATAAGCTTGTTAGATGGGGAATCAGTGAAAATTATAATTGTGTTCTGTGTGATAATGGTAGAGAATCTGAAGCTCATCTATTCCATGAATGCCCTTTTTCTGCTCTTATTTGGTCTGGTTTGCTTCTTAAAATGGGGTATAACAGAGGTCCTTCTACTTCTTGGGAG GTCAGTCTTCTCATTGTAAATGATATCCATCTGAAATTGAGTGCTCACCCTAGAAGTATCAGTGATACTCCTGATAACAGAAGATTTCTTCAGAACTGGAATGTTGAGTGCACATTTACTGTCAAAATTTGGAAGCAATGTAGTTGGATGGGTCCTGAGGAGGATGAAGTTATGATTAACACGGATGGTTCTCTCAAGGAGACTACTGCTGGTTTTGGTTTTGTACTGAGAGATCATAAAGGTGATGTTATTGATTGTGCCGTTGGTGGGTGTGAGCCTATGTTTGTTGTTGTTCATGAGTTGCAGGGTGTTGAGCTGGGTCTTAACTTGGTTGTTCTAAACCAGCTGCCTAAAGTGCATGTCTGTGTTGATTctatgaccatttttcttcttctaaacaagTCTGAGCCAAAGCCACCTCGGAATTTAATTCATATGTGGAGAAGGTTTTGTGCTCTACTGGGTAATTTCAAAGAGTCAGAGTTAGTCACTGCTTTAGAGAAACTAATCGTGTTGCTGATTGGTTATCTATCCTACGTCTCAGATGCAATTTGGTTCGACTGTCGCCTGGACAGTATAGCTCTGAGTTCAGTCTCATTTTGTTTGAGGGGAGTAGTGGCAAAATTTACTGGAGGTAGTTAG